In Flavobacteriales bacterium, one genomic interval encodes:
- a CDS encoding ZIP family metal transporter, which yields MIVTVGILFFVLPLLAGGTVRLLKPDPKWLRLLLSFSGAFLLGVVFLHMLPELYHHVGTGIGLWVLAGFLLQVVLEFFSHGIEHGHLHVHGAHGKALPLITLLSLCIHSFAEGMPFAQEHVASDMPFLFGVLLHKMPMAIALATVLQRTGTNGLQGWLLLIIFALAAPMGILVGHLVGEGIGMQPLDNMLALAIGMLLHISTTIIFESAPEHRFNAARFVAVLIGAGLAALMLLGEGHVH from the coding sequence ATGATAGTCACGGTAGGGATCCTCTTTTTTGTGCTGCCCCTGCTCGCAGGAGGAACGGTGCGTTTGCTTAAGCCGGACCCCAAGTGGTTACGCTTATTGCTTTCATTCAGTGGTGCTTTCCTACTTGGTGTCGTATTCCTGCACATGTTGCCGGAGCTGTATCACCATGTTGGGACGGGTATAGGCCTATGGGTGCTGGCGGGCTTCCTGCTGCAGGTGGTACTTGAGTTCTTCAGCCATGGTATCGAGCACGGACATTTGCACGTCCATGGAGCGCATGGAAAAGCGCTGCCCTTGATCACGTTGCTCAGTTTATGTATCCATTCCTTCGCTGAAGGAATGCCATTCGCACAAGAACACGTTGCGAGCGACATGCCTTTCCTATTCGGTGTTCTGTTGCATAAGATGCCAATGGCCATTGCGCTGGCTACCGTCCTGCAACGCACAGGTACCAATGGACTACAAGGGTGGCTCCTCCTTATTATTTTCGCTCTCGCTGCGCCAATGGGAATTCTTGTTGGACATTTGGTAGGGGAGGGAATCGGCATGCAACCGCTGGACAATATGCTCGCGCTTGCAATTGGCATGTTGTTGCACATCAGCACCACCATCATCTTCGAGAGTGCTCCGGAACACCGATTCAACGCTGCACGTTTCGTTGCTGTGTTGATCGGTGCGGGCCTTGCGGCGCTTATGCTGCTGGGTGAAGGGCATGTGCATTAG
- a CDS encoding class I SAM-dependent methyltransferase, translating into MSWFTQWFGTRYYALLYGHRDSDEAQPWASSILEKWNLKAGSDLLDMACGRGRHALWFAEHGMNVIGIDLSEQSIADARIAAPAVEFHVHDMRIPFATDRFDGAYCLFTSLGYSDSLEDDHKVFAGVMQALRPGGRFVLDFMNTHAVLRDLVPMEEVVRDGVHFKIERGLEEAILVKRITVTDSDQVHHYQERVQALMPEKLIEMAVAAGLVIDDLTDGPVPVPFDKDTSSRFVLWAHKPNA; encoded by the coding sequence ATGAGCTGGTTCACCCAATGGTTCGGTACCCGTTATTATGCGTTGCTCTATGGGCATCGCGATAGTGATGAAGCACAACCATGGGCCAGTTCCATCCTGGAGAAATGGAACTTGAAAGCTGGTTCCGACCTATTGGATATGGCCTGTGGGAGAGGAAGGCATGCCTTGTGGTTCGCGGAACATGGCATGAACGTGATCGGTATAGATCTATCCGAACAAAGCATCGCGGATGCGCGGATCGCTGCACCGGCCGTTGAGTTCCACGTACACGATATGCGCATCCCTTTCGCTACCGATCGTTTTGACGGTGCATATTGTTTGTTCACGAGTCTGGGTTATTCGGATTCGTTGGAAGATGATCACAAAGTGTTCGCTGGGGTGATGCAAGCGTTGAGACCTGGTGGCCGGTTCGTGCTTGATTTCATGAATACACACGCTGTGCTTCGCGATCTTGTACCAATGGAAGAAGTGGTGCGTGATGGGGTTCATTTCAAAATTGAACGCGGTCTTGAAGAGGCTATCCTCGTGAAGCGGATAACCGTCACGGACAGTGATCAGGTTCATCATTACCAAGAACGGGTACAAGCACTAATGCCCGAAAAGCTTATCGAAATGGCAGTGGCGGCCGGTCTGGTCATCGATGACCTTACAGATGGGCCAGTTCCAGTGCCATTTGATAAAGACACTTCCAGCCGTTTTGTTCTTTGGGCCCATAAACCGAACGCATGA
- a CDS encoding DUF1987 domain-containing protein translates to MESLKLEGSPKTPHVNFDPESGLMELKGRSIPENSIEFYKPLIDWIDQYGRSPKAKSTLHMQLEYFNTSSSKSILDVFKKLEAIRAAGNEVIILWHYEADDEDMHEAGEDYAGIINVPFKMILIEEVDGQ, encoded by the coding sequence ATGGAATCGTTGAAATTAGAAGGCTCACCAAAGACACCTCATGTGAACTTCGATCCTGAGAGCGGTCTCATGGAATTGAAAGGACGCTCCATACCGGAGAATTCCATTGAATTCTACAAGCCATTGATCGACTGGATCGACCAATACGGTAGGTCTCCAAAGGCCAAGTCGACGCTACATATGCAACTGGAATATTTCAATACCAGTTCTTCCAAGTCCATTCTGGATGTTTTCAAGAAATTGGAAGCCATCCGTGCTGCCGGGAACGAAGTGATCATTCTGTGGCATTACGAAGCGGATGATGAGGACATGCACGAAGCCGGTGAGGACTACGCTGGGATCATTAACGTACCGTTCAAAATGATCCTTATTGAAGAGGTCGACGGTCAGTGA
- a CDS encoding ATP-binding cassette domain-containing protein, with protein MSEKILKALLQLFAIIAKGDSVGNGDRPENSLPLERFLRKQFSPEIALAHMARYHAFVQAFHASGGESRSGRKRTSLNSVKVLKICTQVNEELNQRQKFVVLVHLLEFIVANGEVSAQENDFVATVAETFNIGQQDFNRCKVFVEQNTKERQDATHLLYINAAVENTFDSAKHLHAHGLEGELRVLHLPSVNLYVMRYTGQDEVMMNGQRMAQDSHYVLSNGTSVRPPNGVPIYYSDILSAFMAKKGRARLVFKADGIEYKFPNGRMGLHELHMVEPGGKLIGIMGGSGSGKSTLLNVLNGNLAPSRGHVTINGIDVHTERDRIRGVIGHVSQDDLLIEELTVFQNLFYNAKLSFGDLNDEQVSERVMRMLQTLGLYDTKDLKVGSPLEKTISGGQRKRVNIALELIREPSVLFVDEPTSGLSSRDSENIMDLLKELALRGRLVFIVIHQPSSEIFKLFDRLLLMDQEGHPVYHGDPVDAVVYFKRVTGQVNSEVGQCAACGNVNPEQIFNILEAKLVDEYGNETDQRRISPEAWNEVFRAQAPARIAQVADERSIPKSTFAIPRKIRQLQVYFKRDLLSKLANRQYVLINLLEAPILAFVMAFFLKFYRTGPGTSGEYIFRENENLPQYLFIAVIVALFLGLTVSAEEIIRDRRIRQREKFLDLSYTSYLLSKISILFMISALQMIFFVLVGNAVLGISGLTFAHWLLLFSISCFANVLGLNVSASFNSAKVIYIMIPVLIIPQLLFSGIIVKFDKLHPWFASQNSVPFIGNVMASRWAYEGLAVTQFMDNEYERNFYALDQRMKTANWKKDLWVRELQNSVGNVRRGLDGHMENLNMAYELELLRGELTKETERLNGFSVPDLQKLDPEHVTQGALDRVDESLNILTEHYRWTYKSAESLKEERIAKMTGTPEAREAYFELLDQYRNESLADIVTNKNDVNVIVSYKGELVQKNDPVYLEPVKAGLFGAQFYAPAKYVFGFRIPTLWANTFVLWLMSLLLAIALKFEIFPKLMHLIPNKRSH; from the coding sequence ATGAGTGAGAAGATACTTAAGGCCTTATTGCAATTGTTCGCCATTATTGCGAAAGGCGATTCCGTTGGTAACGGTGATCGGCCGGAGAACTCGCTTCCATTGGAACGGTTCCTACGAAAACAGTTCAGTCCGGAAATAGCACTTGCGCACATGGCCAGGTACCATGCATTCGTGCAGGCATTTCATGCAAGTGGTGGTGAAAGCCGCTCAGGGCGAAAGCGTACTTCGTTGAATTCGGTCAAAGTGCTTAAGATCTGCACGCAGGTGAACGAAGAGCTTAACCAACGGCAGAAATTCGTGGTGCTTGTTCATCTATTGGAGTTCATTGTAGCCAATGGCGAGGTGAGCGCTCAAGAGAATGATTTTGTTGCCACTGTGGCCGAAACGTTCAATATTGGTCAGCAGGATTTCAACCGATGCAAGGTCTTCGTTGAACAGAATACCAAGGAACGTCAGGACGCAACGCACCTCCTCTACATCAATGCAGCAGTTGAGAATACGTTTGACTCTGCAAAGCACCTGCACGCGCATGGCCTGGAAGGTGAATTACGCGTTCTCCATCTGCCAAGCGTGAACCTGTACGTTATGCGTTACACCGGCCAGGATGAAGTCATGATGAACGGTCAACGCATGGCTCAGGACAGTCATTACGTGTTGAGCAATGGTACCAGCGTACGCCCGCCGAACGGTGTGCCGATCTACTATAGTGATATCCTGAGTGCGTTCATGGCCAAGAAAGGTCGTGCACGGTTGGTATTCAAAGCGGATGGGATCGAATACAAGTTCCCTAACGGGCGCATGGGCCTACATGAATTGCACATGGTGGAACCCGGTGGCAAGCTCATCGGCATCATGGGAGGCAGTGGAAGTGGTAAGAGCACATTGCTGAACGTATTGAACGGGAATCTAGCGCCGAGCCGCGGGCATGTTACGATCAACGGCATAGATGTACATACTGAACGCGATCGTATACGGGGAGTCATTGGCCATGTTAGCCAAGATGATCTATTGATCGAGGAACTCACCGTGTTCCAGAATCTATTCTACAACGCAAAATTGAGCTTCGGTGACCTGAATGATGAGCAGGTAAGTGAGCGCGTAATGCGAATGCTTCAAACGCTTGGCCTTTACGATACCAAAGATCTTAAAGTGGGCAGTCCACTGGAGAAGACCATCAGTGGCGGTCAACGCAAACGCGTGAACATCGCACTGGAATTGATCCGAGAACCGAGCGTGTTGTTCGTTGATGAACCTACCAGCGGTCTTAGTTCGCGGGATAGTGAGAACATCATGGACCTGCTGAAGGAACTCGCGCTCAGAGGTCGTTTGGTATTCATAGTGATCCATCAACCCTCATCGGAGATCTTCAAGTTGTTCGATCGCTTGCTGCTCATGGATCAGGAAGGTCATCCGGTCTATCACGGTGATCCTGTGGATGCAGTTGTCTATTTTAAACGTGTAACCGGTCAAGTGAACAGTGAAGTAGGACAATGTGCGGCGTGTGGCAACGTGAACCCCGAACAGATCTTCAATATTCTTGAAGCTAAGCTAGTGGATGAATACGGGAACGAGACCGATCAAAGGCGCATAAGCCCGGAAGCATGGAACGAAGTGTTCCGTGCACAAGCGCCGGCACGTATTGCTCAGGTCGCCGATGAACGAAGTATTCCGAAAAGTACGTTCGCGATCCCGCGGAAGATCAGACAGCTCCAGGTGTACTTCAAACGTGATCTGCTTAGCAAACTGGCCAACCGCCAGTACGTGCTGATCAACTTATTGGAAGCTCCTATTCTGGCCTTTGTAATGGCCTTCTTTCTGAAGTTCTATCGCACAGGACCAGGTACCAGTGGCGAATACATTTTCAGAGAAAATGAGAACCTTCCGCAATACTTGTTCATTGCCGTAATTGTTGCGCTTTTCTTAGGATTGACGGTAAGTGCCGAAGAGATCATTCGGGACCGCAGGATCCGCCAACGCGAAAAATTCCTGGACCTAAGCTATACCAGCTATCTCCTAAGCAAGATCAGTATTCTCTTCATGATCTCTGCATTACAGATGATCTTCTTCGTGCTGGTTGGCAATGCCGTTCTAGGGATCAGTGGTCTCACATTCGCACATTGGCTATTGCTGTTCAGTATTTCCTGTTTTGCGAACGTATTGGGACTGAATGTCAGTGCGAGTTTCAATAGTGCGAAGGTCATCTATATCATGATCCCGGTGCTGATCATCCCTCAGCTTCTGTTCAGTGGCATCATCGTTAAGTTCGATAAACTGCACCCGTGGTTCGCATCGCAGAATAGTGTGCCGTTCATTGGTAACGTAATGGCATCGCGCTGGGCTTACGAAGGGCTTGCCGTTACGCAGTTCATGGATAATGAATATGAACGGAACTTCTATGCGTTGGACCAGCGCATGAAGACCGCGAACTGGAAGAAAGACCTATGGGTGCGTGAATTGCAGAATTCCGTTGGTAACGTGCGGCGTGGATTGGATGGGCACATGGAGAATTTGAACATGGCCTATGAACTCGAGCTGTTGCGCGGGGAGCTGACCAAGGAGACTGAACGACTGAATGGATTCTCCGTTCCGGATCTGCAAAAGTTGGATCCAGAGCACGTTACACAGGGTGCACTGGACAGGGTAGATGAGAGCTTGAACATCCTGACCGAACATTACCGGTGGACCTATAAATCCGCGGAATCACTCAAGGAAGAACGCATCGCAAAAATGACCGGTACGCCGGAAGCACGTGAGGCCTATTTTGAACTGTTGGATCAGTATAGGAATGAGAGCCTTGCCGATATCGTCACGAACAAGAACGATGTGAACGTGATCGTATCCTACAAAGGTGAACTTGTACAAAAGAACGACCCCGTCTACTTGGAACCGGTCAAAGCTGGATTGTTCGGCGCTCAGTTCTATGCACCCGCGAAATATGTATTCGGGTTCCGGATACCTACGTTATGGGCCAACACGTTCGTGCTTTGGCTGATGTCCTTACTGCTTGCGATCGCGCTGAAATTCGAGATCTTCCCCAAGCTGATGCATTTGATCCCGAACAAACGGTCTCACTGA
- a CDS encoding sugar MFS transporter, with amino-acid sequence MANGKQTTSAVIILGALFFLFGFTTWINGPLISYLKIICQLDAGAEPFYVTFAFYIAYFFTALPMAWVLGRTGMKLGMTYGLLTMALGALLFIPAAQIRSYPLFLLGLFVIGTGLSLLQTASNPYITVVGPIESAAARISIMGICNKMAGVLAPIVLGAVLLSDASTLQAELDALQSVAQETRLDEIASRVIMPYAVMAAILAALGLLVRWSPLPELEQESIKDKETHKARSVFTFPNLILGVIALFLYVGVEVVAVDTIGVYGEALGVSLDHAKLLPSYPLIAMVLAYIVGIACIPRFFSQTTALVVSALLGIVFALGVIFVPIGSVISLPGFDLLTFSATRMEVPVSVLFLALLGLANGLMWPAIWPLAINGLGRAINVGSAMLIMAIAGGAILPLIYGWFSALPSIGVQHAYWLLVPCYVYILWYGVKGSRILKW; translated from the coding sequence ATGGCCAACGGTAAACAAACCACATCAGCCGTCATTATTCTTGGCGCGCTCTTTTTTCTATTCGGTTTCACAACGTGGATCAATGGTCCACTGATCAGCTATTTGAAGATCATTTGTCAGCTGGATGCTGGCGCCGAACCGTTCTACGTAACGTTCGCCTTTTACATTGCTTATTTCTTTACTGCCTTACCCATGGCATGGGTACTTGGGCGAACTGGTATGAAACTGGGCATGACCTATGGCCTGCTTACCATGGCACTGGGCGCATTGCTATTCATACCCGCAGCACAAATTCGGTCTTATCCGTTGTTCCTGCTGGGGTTGTTCGTCATTGGCACTGGCCTGTCCTTGCTCCAGACAGCGAGTAATCCCTACATCACCGTGGTCGGTCCTATCGAAAGCGCCGCGGCACGGATCAGTATCATGGGCATCTGCAATAAGATGGCCGGTGTATTGGCACCGATCGTTCTGGGAGCGGTGTTGTTGAGCGATGCGTCCACGCTACAGGCTGAATTGGATGCATTGCAAAGCGTAGCTCAAGAAACCCGTTTGGATGAGATCGCTTCAAGGGTGATCATGCCTTATGCGGTAATGGCGGCGATCCTTGCTGCGCTGGGGCTGCTTGTGCGTTGGTCTCCGTTGCCGGAATTGGAGCAGGAGAGCATAAAGGATAAAGAAACCCACAAGGCGCGATCAGTTTTCACGTTTCCGAACCTCATACTTGGGGTAATTGCGCTGTTCTTGTATGTAGGTGTTGAAGTGGTAGCGGTGGATACGATCGGTGTTTACGGAGAAGCATTGGGAGTGTCACTGGACCATGCCAAGTTGTTGCCCAGTTATCCGTTGATCGCCATGGTTCTGGCCTATATCGTGGGTATTGCGTGCATTCCTCGTTTCTTTTCGCAGACAACGGCATTGGTTGTTTCCGCATTGCTTGGAATTGTGTTCGCCCTTGGCGTGATCTTCGTTCCTATCGGCTCTGTTATTTCACTACCCGGATTCGATCTGCTCACCTTCAGCGCCACGAGGATGGAAGTTCCGGTCAGTGTATTGTTCTTGGCCTTGCTCGGTTTGGCGAATGGGTTGATGTGGCCAGCGATATGGCCTTTGGCAATAAATGGGCTTGGACGTGCGATCAACGTGGGTAGCGCAATGCTCATTATGGCAATAGCTGGAGGCGCCATCCTTCCTTTGATCTATGGTTGGTTCAGCGCATTACCGAGCATAGGCGTACAGCATGCGTATTGGCTGTTAGTGCCATGCTACGTTTACATTCTGTGGTATGGGGTCAAAGGCTCACGCATATTGAAGTGGTGA
- a CDS encoding transcriptional regulator, translating to MIEQLNKAFESRVRLGIMAVLVVHQWVDHSMLKELLGVTDGNLASHLAALEQLKYVQVRKRFVGKRPNTSYKATPSGIKAFRDHIDAIERLIPKP from the coding sequence ATGATCGAGCAACTCAATAAAGCATTCGAAAGTCGCGTTCGGCTGGGGATCATGGCCGTGCTGGTAGTACACCAGTGGGTTGACCATTCCATGCTGAAAGAACTTCTGGGTGTTACGGATGGCAATCTCGCTAGCCATCTCGCGGCCCTCGAACAATTGAAATATGTGCAAGTACGTAAGCGCTTCGTTGGAAAACGACCAAATACCAGCTACAAGGCAACACCCAGCGGAATTAAAGCGTTCCGCGATCACATTGATGCCATCGAACGTTTGATCCCTAAACCCTGA